A stretch of Chaetodon auriga isolate fChaAug3 chromosome 21, fChaAug3.hap1, whole genome shotgun sequence DNA encodes these proteins:
- the LOC143314470 gene encoding gamma-glutamyl hydrolase-like → MAKVERTAFGVNRRTMTLFLFFICLSCLPFSSSANRNDKPIIGVLAQEPSSPKPNQTSLIAASYVKFLESAGARVVPVMINQTPEQYKTLFNSINGILFPGGSASIYSSGYQRAAKIFYELALEANSRGDYFPVWGTCLGFEQLAYLTSGKSILSRTNTSGVSLPLHFTEEAKDSRLFKGFPAELMEDLASQSLTENSHKWSLAVSTYNANENLRSFYKVLSTNTDGNIEFVSTMEAYDYPIYGTQWHPEKNAFEWTRPYIPHSPSAVKTTFYMADFIVSEARKNSHKFESEAAENKALIYNYSPVYTGPNSVFEQIYYF, encoded by the exons ATGGCAAAAGTCGAACGAACTGCGTTTGGTGTTAATCGTAGAACAATGacgctgtttttgttttttatttgtctctcgTGCCTCCCGTTTTCTTCCTCGGCCAACAGAAACGACAAACCCATCATTG GTGTTTTGGCTCAAGAACCTTCTTCCCCGAAACCAAATCAAACATCTCTCATCGCTGCGTCTTACGTTAAATTCCTGGAGTCTGCGGGAGCGAGGGTTGTCCCTGTCAT GATTAACCAGACACCGGAGCAGTATAAGACGCTGTTCAACTCCATTAACGG GATCCTTTTCCCGGGCGGAAGCGCCAGCATTTACTCATCTGGCTATCAAAGGGCTGCAAAAATCTTCTATGAGCTGGCTTTAGAG GCCAACAGCAGAGGCGACTACTTTCCTGTGTGGGGCACCTGTCTGGGATTTGAGCAGCTGGCCTATTTGACCAGTGGGAAGTCCATCCTGTCACGTACCAATACGAGCGGTGTGTCGCTGCCGCTGCACTTCACCGAGG AGGCCAAAGACAGCAGGCTGTTTAAAGGCTTCCCAGCTGAGCTCATGGAGGATCTGGCTTCTCAGTCGCTGACAGAAAACTCTCACAAGTGGAGTTTGGCGGTGTCG ACTTACAACGCAAATGAGAATCTGAGGAGCTTCTACAAAGTTCTCTCCACTAATACGGATGGAAACATAGAGTTCGTGTCAACGATGGAAG CGTACGATTACCCCATTTATGGGACGCAGTGGCACCCGGAGAAGAATGCATTCGAGTGGACGAGGCCGTACATTCCACACTCGCCTTCAGCCGTCAAGACCACCTTCTACATGGCCGATTTCATCGTCAGTGAAG CCAGGAAGAACTCGCACAAATTTGAGTCCGAGGCGGCCGAGAACAAAGCGCTGATCTACAACTACAGTCCTGTTTACACCGGACCCAACAGCGTCTTCGAGCAGATATATTACTTCTAA